A single genomic interval of Abditibacteriota bacterium harbors:
- a CDS encoding HAD family hydrolase, producing the protein MEGLRAVVFDIGATLVEGPPVAPAKHIAALVGTQDHRAVSNIIMCHDFSGSDALVDRLEKELGVVFSEEARQETERLWRSQFTACEELGGSSLVLRFFAERSVKLALLSDIWRPYYEGVKRALPDIERLAPVRVLSFLTGCKKPDPHNFSLVCKELGEEPGRILMVGDTYSHDIEPAIAMGMKTCWLLRRPEKESRDVIDVINRVKPAPDVTIGALAELADDKLLDTIYKER; encoded by the coding sequence ATGGAAGGCTTAAGGGCTGTGGTCTTTGATATAGGGGCCACGCTGGTGGAAGGTCCGCCCGTAGCCCCGGCCAAGCATATCGCCGCCCTTGTGGGCACTCAAGACCACAGAGCGGTGAGCAACATCATCATGTGCCACGATTTTTCCGGCAGCGACGCTCTCGTTGACCGGCTGGAAAAGGAGCTGGGCGTCGTCTTTTCCGAGGAAGCGCGGCAGGAGACGGAGCGGCTGTGGCGCAGCCAGTTCACCGCCTGCGAGGAATTGGGTGGGTCTTCTCTGGTCCTCCGGTTTTTTGCGGAGCGCAGCGTGAAGCTCGCCCTTCTGTCCGACATATGGCGCCCCTATTACGAGGGAGTCAAGCGGGCTCTGCCCGATATAGAGCGGCTGGCTCCCGTGAGGGTCCTCAGCTTTCTCACGGGCTGCAAAAAGCCCGACCCCCACAATTTCTCCCTGGTGTGCAAAGAGCTGGGAGAAGAGCCGGGGCGTATACTCATGGTGGGAGACACCTATTCCCACGATATAGAGCCGGCCATAGCTATGGGCATGAAGACCTGCTGGCTGCTGCGGCGGCCGGAAAAGGAGAGCCGGGACGTGATAGACGTGATCAACCGGGTCAAGCCGGCGCCGGACGTCACCATAGGCGCTCTCGCGGAGCTGGCCGACGACAAATTATTGGATACTATATATAAGGAGAGATAA
- a CDS encoding dCMP deaminase family protein, giving the protein MDIVDIIARRSTCLRKRVGAVITMDRRILSHGYNGVLSGMEHCSDTGICKKDAQHDEDYKICVHAEQNAITQCAKRGLALDGATIYVNANICLTCAKLIAASGIKRVVFRRDSDTKNDGISLLESQGIKVEEWKA; this is encoded by the coding sequence ATGGATATAGTGGACATCATTGCCCGTCGGTCCACCTGCCTGAGAAAAAGGGTGGGGGCTGTCATCACCATGGACCGCAGGATACTGTCCCACGGCTACAACGGCGTGCTGTCCGGCATGGAGCACTGCTCCGACACCGGCATATGCAAAAAGGATGCTCAGCATGATGAGGATTACAAGATCTGCGTCCATGCGGAGCAGAATGCCATTACCCAGTGCGCCAAGAGAGGCCTGGCCCTTGACGGCGCCACCATATACGTGAACGCCAACATATGCCTGACCTGCGCCAAGCTCATAGCCGCTTCTGGCATAAAGAGAGTAGTATTCCGCAGGGACAGCGACACCAAAAATGACGGCATCAGTCTCCTTGAGTCTCAGGGCATAAAGGTGGAGGAATGGAAGGCTTAA
- a CDS encoding aminopeptidase gives MTDPRMSRLAELLVNYSVSVKPGEKVYISTQAIEPEMDCELIRQVVRAGGIPFHHLTNGRINRQLALVASKERMELLREADLAMMKQMDCFIAIRGADNDQEGSDVPNDKKTIVAKYYGSDVQNERVNNTKWVVLRWPTPSMAQRAGMSTEAFEDFYFDVCTLDYARLAEAEEVLRQRMDKADKVRLVGPGETDLSFSIKGIPAVSCFGDRNIPDGEVFTAPVRDSVNGVIRYNAPTCYEGKEFDHVRFEIRDGRIVDATGSDPDGINFILDKDPGARYFGEFSLGVNPFIKKPMRDILFDEKISGSIHLTPGRAYEDAPNGNDSLVHWDLVMIQTPEYGGGEIWFDDELIRRDGLFVPDYLQPLNPDAFAKEF, from the coding sequence ATGACTGATCCCAGAATGAGCAGGCTGGCAGAGCTGCTGGTAAACTATTCCGTCAGCGTCAAGCCCGGCGAAAAGGTGTATATATCCACTCAGGCCATAGAGCCCGAGATGGACTGCGAGCTGATCCGGCAGGTGGTCAGGGCGGGAGGCATCCCCTTTCATCACCTGACCAACGGACGCATCAACAGGCAGCTGGCTCTGGTGGCCTCAAAGGAAAGGATGGAGCTCCTCAGAGAGGCCGACCTGGCCATGATGAAGCAGATGGACTGCTTTATAGCCATACGGGGCGCCGACAACGACCAGGAAGGGTCGGATGTGCCCAACGACAAGAAGACCATAGTGGCCAAGTATTATGGCAGCGACGTCCAGAACGAGAGGGTCAACAACACCAAATGGGTGGTCCTCCGGTGGCCTACTCCCTCCATGGCCCAGAGAGCCGGCATGAGCACGGAAGCCTTTGAAGACTTTTATTTCGACGTGTGCACCCTTGATTATGCCAGGCTTGCAGAGGCCGAGGAGGTGCTGCGTCAGCGGATGGACAAGGCGGACAAGGTGCGCCTGGTGGGGCCCGGCGAGACGGATCTCTCCTTCAGCATCAAGGGCATACCCGCAGTCAGCTGCTTCGGAGACAGAAACATACCGGACGGAGAAGTGTTCACCGCCCCCGTCAGAGACTCCGTAAACGGTGTCATCCGCTACAATGCGCCTACCTGCTACGAGGGCAAGGAGTTTGACCACGTGCGCTTTGAGATCAGGGACGGCAGGATCGTTGACGCCACGGGCTCCGACCCGGACGGCATCAACTTCATACTGGACAAGGATCCCGGCGCCAGGTATTTCGGCGAGTTTTCTCTGGGGGTCAATCCCTTTATCAAAAAGCCCATGAGGGACATACTTTTTGACGAAAAGATCTCCGGGTCCATACACCTGACCCCGGGGAGAGCCTACGAAGACGCCCCCAACGGCAACGATTCGCTGGTTCACTGGGATCTGGTCATGATACAGACCCCGGAATACGGCGGCGGCGAGATATGGTTTGACGACGAGCTCATCCGCAGGGACGGTCTCTTTGTCCCCGATTATCTGCAGCCTCTGAATCCCGACGCCTTCGCAAAGGAGTTCTGA
- a CDS encoding alkaline phosphatase family protein has product MNKLICIILFIACSVCLAAYDKANPGSEKKHFVYKHVVFIGVDGLGAFHLNTDTPNIDRLFVDGGASTCRAEAVKPTISGENWTSIFTGVLPYYHKVGNHNIDSRAYAMGDKYPTVFALVDKAFPGTVMGSFVDWPSLNKSVVDDLPGVEKFNTSCDKEADVCKVAEAFIKEHKPVFTFVYFGNPDHMGHAGGYLNEPYYEAVRAMDGYVGRVVAAVEDAGIADDTLILITTDHGGVKNGGHGGFTDEETFVFFGVKGKTVIKGSDLGHIYTRDLPAVVCYALGIKGNPLWDAFLPDGLFEEYPKPHARKAEQKPKKHKSLATPAADSPEGLYNYIDRSKLRSAFCFDGSLEPLAGSYKAEFNGEEKYGDGMFGKALWVNVKNFVSVPELTFGKDSFSVSMWLNARDYGVNQPTIFGNKDWRSGFNTGFIVASLGAFKFNLGNGSDARCDYMYTMPYDFPGRWTNVIIAADREQGVVRAYINFEEVGADTLSAALRDVSFDSGLPFTIGCDGSRKTISSMDFLADDLLVFDGALSSEEVSRLGEYYRQR; this is encoded by the coding sequence ATGAATAAACTGATATGCATCATATTGTTCATAGCCTGCTCGGTCTGTCTTGCGGCCTATGACAAGGCTAATCCCGGCTCCGAGAAAAAGCACTTTGTCTATAAGCACGTGGTGTTTATAGGCGTGGACGGTCTGGGAGCCTTTCACCTGAATACGGACACTCCCAATATAGACCGCCTGTTCGTGGACGGCGGCGCTTCTACCTGCCGGGCAGAAGCCGTGAAGCCCACCATCAGCGGAGAAAACTGGACCAGCATCTTCACCGGCGTGCTGCCCTATTATCACAAGGTGGGCAACCACAACATAGACTCCCGGGCCTACGCCATGGGCGACAAGTATCCCACAGTGTTCGCTCTGGTGGATAAGGCCTTTCCCGGCACGGTCATGGGCTCCTTTGTGGACTGGCCGTCCCTGAACAAATCAGTGGTGGACGACCTGCCTGGCGTAGAGAAGTTTAACACGAGCTGCGACAAAGAAGCCGACGTCTGCAAAGTGGCCGAGGCCTTTATCAAGGAGCACAAGCCCGTATTTACCTTCGTCTATTTTGGCAATCCGGACCACATGGGCCATGCAGGCGGCTATCTGAACGAGCCCTACTATGAGGCCGTCCGGGCCATGGACGGCTACGTGGGCAGAGTGGTCGCGGCAGTGGAGGACGCCGGTATAGCCGACGACACCCTCATACTGATCACCACCGACCACGGAGGCGTGAAGAACGGAGGACACGGAGGATTTACGGACGAGGAAACCTTTGTGTTTTTCGGCGTGAAAGGGAAGACGGTCATCAAGGGCTCCGACCTGGGGCACATATATACCAGAGACCTGCCCGCCGTGGTGTGCTATGCTCTGGGTATCAAGGGCAATCCCCTGTGGGACGCCTTTCTGCCCGACGGCCTCTTTGAGGAATACCCCAAGCCTCATGCCAGAAAAGCGGAGCAAAAGCCCAAAAAGCACAAGTCTCTCGCTACTCCCGCCGCCGACTCCCCGGAGGGCCTGTACAATTATATCGACCGGTCAAAGCTGCGCTCGGCCTTCTGCTTTGACGGCTCTCTGGAGCCTCTGGCCGGGAGCTATAAGGCAGAATTTAACGGCGAGGAAAAATACGGGGACGGCATGTTCGGCAAGGCCCTGTGGGTGAACGTCAAGAACTTTGTCTCCGTGCCGGAATTGACCTTTGGCAAGGACAGCTTTTCCGTGTCCATGTGGCTCAATGCCAGGGATTACGGCGTGAACCAGCCTACCATATTCGGCAACAAGGACTGGCGCAGCGGCTTCAACACCGGCTTTATAGTGGCCAGCCTGGGGGCCTTCAAATTCAATCTGGGCAACGGCAGCGACGCCAGATGCGACTATATGTACACCATGCCCTATGATTTCCCCGGCCGCTGGACCAACGTCATCATAGCCGCCGACAGGGAGCAGGGCGTCGTGAGGGCCTATATCAACTTTGAAGAAGTGGGCGCCGATACCCTGAGCGCCGCTCTGAGGGATGTGTCCTTTGACTCGGGTCTGCCCTTTACCATAGGCTGCGACGGCTCGCGAAAGACCATCTCCTCCATGGATTTTCTGGCAGACGATCTGCTGGTGTTTGACGGAGCTCTGAGCTCTGAAGAAGTGTCAAGGCTCGGGGAATACTACAGGCAAAGGTGA